From a region of the Coffea arabica cultivar ET-39 chromosome 3e, Coffea Arabica ET-39 HiFi, whole genome shotgun sequence genome:
- the LOC113737188 gene encoding protein arginine methyltransferase NDUFAF7 homolog, mitochondrial-like isoform X1 — protein sequence MAIRRSVFPGYLSSLFHSSKVISCGTLLPLQSSASFSTHHFVGDTPILVRDFIHAALYDPKHGYFSQRSRSVGVLESSINFNKLGGQKAYMQLLDKVYKQNEVSWFTPAELFKPWYAHGIAESILRTANLSVPLKIYEIGGGSGTCAKGIMDYLKLNAPTRVYNSLTYISIEISSSLAKKQMETVGAVQSHLSRFRVECRDAANRSGWGEADQQPCWVIMLEVLDNLPHDIIYSRDQFSPWMEVWVEKQAERSELCELYKPVEDQLISSCMEILDLEKESDGRTSASLVRNVWAKVFPKPRRCWLPTGCLKLLEVLHGALPKMSLIASDFSYLPDVTVPGERAPLVSSKRDGKSFDHKSYMDAKGDADIFFPTDFWLLERMDHHCSGWLKPDQDKSSKKGKKRRTLTLDTSSFMEEFGLPSKTRTKDGYNPLLDDFKNTKIYLSVPTHNTK from the exons ATGGCCATTAGACGTTCTGTCTTCCCCGGAtatctttcctctcttttccaTTCATCAAAAG TGATTTCATGCGGGACCCTTTTGCCTCTCCAGTCTTCTGCTTCATTCTCCACTCATCATTTTGTTGGTGATACCCCAATCCTA GTTAGAGATTTTATTCATGCTGCATTGTATGATCCAAAGCACGGCTATTTTTCGCAAAGATCGAGGTCTGTTGGGGTGCTTGAGAGCAGCATTAATTTCAATAAACTGGGAG GACAAAAAGCTTATATGCAGCTTTTGGATAAAGTTTACAAGCAGAATGAGGTATCATGGTTCACACCAGCGGAGCTTTTTAAG CCTTGGTATGCTCATGGAATTGCTGAATCTATTCTTCGTACTGCTAATCTTTCAGTTCCTCTGAAA ATATATGAAATTGGAGGGGGATCAGGGACCTGTgccaaaggcattatggattATCTCAAGTTGAATGCACCTACAAGAGTCTACAATAGTTTGACATATAT CTCTATAGAAATTAGTTCTTCACTGGCTAAGAAGCAGATGGAAACTGTTGGAGCAGTTCAAAGTCATTTGTCAAGGTTTAGAGTAGAGTGTCGCGATGCTGCTAACCGTAGTGGATGGG GGGAAGCAGATCAACAACCTTGTTGGGTTATTATGTTAGAG GTTCTTGATAATCTACCACATGATATTATCTATTCTAGAGATCAGTTTTCGCCATGGATGGAAGTGTGGGTTGAAAAGCAGGCAGAAAG GTCAGAACTCTGTGAGTTATATAAGCCTGTAGAAGATCAACTAATATCTAGCTGCATGGAGATCTTGGATTTAGAGAAAGAATCTGATGGAAGAACGTCAGCTTCATTGGTTAGAAATGTCTGGGCTAAAGTTTTCCCCAAGCCTCGGCGATGTTGGCTACCTACTGGTTGCTTG AAACTTTTGGAGGTTTTACATGGAGCTCTGCCGAAGATGTCTTTAATTGCTTCAGATTTCAGTTACCTACCCGATGTTACAGTTCCTGGTGAGAGAGCTCCATTGGTTTCCAGTAAG AGAGACGGTAAGAGTTTCGATCATAAAAGCTATATGGATGCAAAG GGTGATGCGGATATATTTTTCCCGACAGACTTTTGGCTTTTGGAACGGATGGACCATCATTGCTCTGGATGGCTTAAGCCAGACCAAGATAAATCAtcgaagaaaggaaagaaaagacgGACGCTTACG CTTGATACTTCATCTTTCATGGAAGAATTCGGTCTTCCCTCAAAGACGAGAACAAAAGATGGATACAATCCTCTGTTGGATGACTTCAAGAATACCAAAATATATCTGAGTGTTCCAACTCATAATACAAAGTAG
- the LOC113737188 gene encoding uncharacterized protein isoform X3 has protein sequence MAIRRSVFPGYLSSLFHSSKVISCGTLLPLQSSASFSTHHFVGDTPILVRDFIHAALYDPKHGYFSQRSRSVGVLESSINFNKLGGQKAYMQLLDKVYKQNEVSWFTPAELFKPWYAHGIAESILRTANLSVPLKVLDNLPHDIIYSRDQFSPWMEVWVEKQAERSELCELYKPVEDQLISSCMEILDLEKESDGRTSASLVRNVWAKVFPKPRRCWLPTGCLKLLEVLHGALPKMSLIASDFSYLPDVTVPGERAPLVSSKRDGKSFDHKSYMDAKGDADIFFPTDFWLLERMDHHCSGWLKPDQDKSSKKGKKRRTLTLDTSSFMEEFGLPSKTRTKDGYNPLLDDFKNTKIYLSVPTHNTK, from the exons ATGGCCATTAGACGTTCTGTCTTCCCCGGAtatctttcctctcttttccaTTCATCAAAAG TGATTTCATGCGGGACCCTTTTGCCTCTCCAGTCTTCTGCTTCATTCTCCACTCATCATTTTGTTGGTGATACCCCAATCCTA GTTAGAGATTTTATTCATGCTGCATTGTATGATCCAAAGCACGGCTATTTTTCGCAAAGATCGAGGTCTGTTGGGGTGCTTGAGAGCAGCATTAATTTCAATAAACTGGGAG GACAAAAAGCTTATATGCAGCTTTTGGATAAAGTTTACAAGCAGAATGAGGTATCATGGTTCACACCAGCGGAGCTTTTTAAG CCTTGGTATGCTCATGGAATTGCTGAATCTATTCTTCGTACTGCTAATCTTTCAGTTCCTCTGAAA GTTCTTGATAATCTACCACATGATATTATCTATTCTAGAGATCAGTTTTCGCCATGGATGGAAGTGTGGGTTGAAAAGCAGGCAGAAAG GTCAGAACTCTGTGAGTTATATAAGCCTGTAGAAGATCAACTAATATCTAGCTGCATGGAGATCTTGGATTTAGAGAAAGAATCTGATGGAAGAACGTCAGCTTCATTGGTTAGAAATGTCTGGGCTAAAGTTTTCCCCAAGCCTCGGCGATGTTGGCTACCTACTGGTTGCTTG AAACTTTTGGAGGTTTTACATGGAGCTCTGCCGAAGATGTCTTTAATTGCTTCAGATTTCAGTTACCTACCCGATGTTACAGTTCCTGGTGAGAGAGCTCCATTGGTTTCCAGTAAG AGAGACGGTAAGAGTTTCGATCATAAAAGCTATATGGATGCAAAG GGTGATGCGGATATATTTTTCCCGACAGACTTTTGGCTTTTGGAACGGATGGACCATCATTGCTCTGGATGGCTTAAGCCAGACCAAGATAAATCAtcgaagaaaggaaagaaaagacgGACGCTTACG CTTGATACTTCATCTTTCATGGAAGAATTCGGTCTTCCCTCAAAGACGAGAACAAAAGATGGATACAATCCTCTGTTGGATGACTTCAAGAATACCAAAATATATCTGAGTGTTCCAACTCATAATACAAAGTAG
- the LOC113737188 gene encoding protein arginine methyltransferase NDUFAF7 homolog, mitochondrial-like isoform X4 — MQLLDKVYKQNEVSWFTPAELFKPWYAHGIAESILRTANLSVPLKIYEIGGGSGTCAKGIMDYLKLNAPTRVYNSLTYISIEISSSLAKKQMETVGAVQSHLSRFRVECRDAANRSGWGEADQQPCWVIMLEVLDNLPHDIIYSRDQFSPWMEVWVEKQAERSELCELYKPVEDQLISSCMEILDLEKESDGRTSASLVRNVWAKVFPKPRRCWLPTGCLKLLEVLHGALPKMSLIASDFSYLPDVTVPGERAPLVSSKRDGKSFDHKSYMDAKGDADIFFPTDFWLLERMDHHCSGWLKPDQDKSSKKGKKRRTLTLDTSSFMEEFGLPSKTRTKDGYNPLLDDFKNTKIYLSVPTHNTK, encoded by the exons ATGCAGCTTTTGGATAAAGTTTACAAGCAGAATGAGGTATCATGGTTCACACCAGCGGAGCTTTTTAAG CCTTGGTATGCTCATGGAATTGCTGAATCTATTCTTCGTACTGCTAATCTTTCAGTTCCTCTGAAA ATATATGAAATTGGAGGGGGATCAGGGACCTGTgccaaaggcattatggattATCTCAAGTTGAATGCACCTACAAGAGTCTACAATAGTTTGACATATAT CTCTATAGAAATTAGTTCTTCACTGGCTAAGAAGCAGATGGAAACTGTTGGAGCAGTTCAAAGTCATTTGTCAAGGTTTAGAGTAGAGTGTCGCGATGCTGCTAACCGTAGTGGATGGG GGGAAGCAGATCAACAACCTTGTTGGGTTATTATGTTAGAG GTTCTTGATAATCTACCACATGATATTATCTATTCTAGAGATCAGTTTTCGCCATGGATGGAAGTGTGGGTTGAAAAGCAGGCAGAAAG GTCAGAACTCTGTGAGTTATATAAGCCTGTAGAAGATCAACTAATATCTAGCTGCATGGAGATCTTGGATTTAGAGAAAGAATCTGATGGAAGAACGTCAGCTTCATTGGTTAGAAATGTCTGGGCTAAAGTTTTCCCCAAGCCTCGGCGATGTTGGCTACCTACTGGTTGCTTG AAACTTTTGGAGGTTTTACATGGAGCTCTGCCGAAGATGTCTTTAATTGCTTCAGATTTCAGTTACCTACCCGATGTTACAGTTCCTGGTGAGAGAGCTCCATTGGTTTCCAGTAAG AGAGACGGTAAGAGTTTCGATCATAAAAGCTATATGGATGCAAAG GGTGATGCGGATATATTTTTCCCGACAGACTTTTGGCTTTTGGAACGGATGGACCATCATTGCTCTGGATGGCTTAAGCCAGACCAAGATAAATCAtcgaagaaaggaaagaaaagacgGACGCTTACG CTTGATACTTCATCTTTCATGGAAGAATTCGGTCTTCCCTCAAAGACGAGAACAAAAGATGGATACAATCCTCTGTTGGATGACTTCAAGAATACCAAAATATATCTGAGTGTTCCAACTCATAATACAAAGTAG
- the LOC113737188 gene encoding protein arginine methyltransferase NDUFAF7 homolog, mitochondrial-like isoform X2: MAIRRSVFPGYLSSLFHSSKVISCGTLLPLQSSASFSTHHFVGDTPILVRDFIHAALYDPKHGYFSQRSRSVGVLESSINFNKLGGQKAYMQLLDKVYKQNEVSWFTPAELFKPWYAHGIAESILRTANLSVPLKIYEIGGGSGTCAKGIMDYLKLNAPTRVYNSLTYISIEISSSLAKKQMETVGAVQSHLSRFRVECRDAANRSGWGEADQQPCWVIMLEVLDNLPHDIIYSRDQFSPWMEVWVEKQAERSELCELYKPVEDQLISSCMEILDLEKESDGRTSASLVRNVWAKVFPKPRRCWLPTGCLKLLEVLHGALPKMSLIASDFSYLPDVTVPGERAPLVSSKRDGKSFDHKSYMDAKGDADIFFPTDFWLLERMDHHCSGWLKPDQDKSSKKGKKRRTLTLDFVTTHCQVHD, from the exons ATGGCCATTAGACGTTCTGTCTTCCCCGGAtatctttcctctcttttccaTTCATCAAAAG TGATTTCATGCGGGACCCTTTTGCCTCTCCAGTCTTCTGCTTCATTCTCCACTCATCATTTTGTTGGTGATACCCCAATCCTA GTTAGAGATTTTATTCATGCTGCATTGTATGATCCAAAGCACGGCTATTTTTCGCAAAGATCGAGGTCTGTTGGGGTGCTTGAGAGCAGCATTAATTTCAATAAACTGGGAG GACAAAAAGCTTATATGCAGCTTTTGGATAAAGTTTACAAGCAGAATGAGGTATCATGGTTCACACCAGCGGAGCTTTTTAAG CCTTGGTATGCTCATGGAATTGCTGAATCTATTCTTCGTACTGCTAATCTTTCAGTTCCTCTGAAA ATATATGAAATTGGAGGGGGATCAGGGACCTGTgccaaaggcattatggattATCTCAAGTTGAATGCACCTACAAGAGTCTACAATAGTTTGACATATAT CTCTATAGAAATTAGTTCTTCACTGGCTAAGAAGCAGATGGAAACTGTTGGAGCAGTTCAAAGTCATTTGTCAAGGTTTAGAGTAGAGTGTCGCGATGCTGCTAACCGTAGTGGATGGG GGGAAGCAGATCAACAACCTTGTTGGGTTATTATGTTAGAG GTTCTTGATAATCTACCACATGATATTATCTATTCTAGAGATCAGTTTTCGCCATGGATGGAAGTGTGGGTTGAAAAGCAGGCAGAAAG GTCAGAACTCTGTGAGTTATATAAGCCTGTAGAAGATCAACTAATATCTAGCTGCATGGAGATCTTGGATTTAGAGAAAGAATCTGATGGAAGAACGTCAGCTTCATTGGTTAGAAATGTCTGGGCTAAAGTTTTCCCCAAGCCTCGGCGATGTTGGCTACCTACTGGTTGCTTG AAACTTTTGGAGGTTTTACATGGAGCTCTGCCGAAGATGTCTTTAATTGCTTCAGATTTCAGTTACCTACCCGATGTTACAGTTCCTGGTGAGAGAGCTCCATTGGTTTCCAGTAAG AGAGACGGTAAGAGTTTCGATCATAAAAGCTATATGGATGCAAAG GGTGATGCGGATATATTTTTCCCGACAGACTTTTGGCTTTTGGAACGGATGGACCATCATTGCTCTGGATGGCTTAAGCCAGACCAAGATAAATCAtcgaagaaaggaaagaaaagacgGACGCTTACG cTGGATTTTGTTACTACCCATTGCCAAGTACACGATTAA
- the LOC113737039 gene encoding protein PHR1-LIKE 3 isoform X1: MYSSARMPIVQTLPLEAASGGGAGGAGAGAGGGDYHIHHHHHHGGPGMSLDGTNLPGDACLVLTTDPKPRLRWTAELHERFIDAVTQLGGPDKATPKTIMRTMGVKGLTLYHLKSHLQKYRLGKQACKETTENSKDASCVAESQDTGSSTCASSRMIAQDINDGYQVTEALRVQMEVQRRLHEQLEVQRRLQLRIEAQGKYLQSILEKACKALNDHAVASAGLEAAREELSELAIKVASDCQGMTSVPPLSEVAAGMENKTPSNLPARIGDCSIDSCLTSNESPVSPVGDGSQAAALKKRARPVFGNGESLHFDNSMRQVEWMMTNIG; the protein is encoded by the exons ATGTACTCTTCGGCTAGGATGCCGATAGTACAGACGCTGCCGTTGGAGGCGGCTAGCGGCGGTGGCGCCGGTGGAGCTGGAGCTGGAGCAGGAGGCGGGGACTATCACATCCATCATCATCACCATCACGGAGGGCCCGGCATGTCTTTAGATGGGACCAACTTGCCTGGGGATGCGTGCCTTGTGCTCACCACTGACCCCAAGCCCCGCCTCCGATGGACCGCGGAGCTCCATGAAAGATTTATTGACGCTGTCACTCAGCTCGGTGGCCCTGATA AGGCCACACCAAAAACAATTATGAGAACAATGGGAGTCAAAGGCCTTACGCTGTATCATTTGAAGTCTCATCTTCAG aAATACCGCCTTGGAAAGCAAGCTTGCAAGGAGACAACTGAAAACTCTAAAGATG CATCTTGCGTTGCTGAAAGTCAGGACACTGGTTCTTCTACATGTGCTTCATCAAGAATGATTGCGCAAGATATCAATGA TGGCTACCAGGTTACGGAGGCTTTGCGTGTGCAGATGGAAGTGCAGCGAAGACTGCATGAACAGCTCGAG GTTCAGCGGCGTCTTCAGTTACGCATTGAAGCACAGGGAAAATACCTGCAGTCAATCCTTGAAAAAGCTTGTAAAGCCCTTAATGATCATGCTGTGGCATCCGCAGGGCTAGAAGCAGCTAGGGAGGAGCTATCTGAGTTGGCAATCAAGGTTGCTTCTGATTGTCAGGGTATGACATCTGTTCCTCCTCTATCTGAAGTTGCTGcaggaatggaaaacaaaaccCCTTCCAATTTGCCTGCTCGAATTGGTGACTGCTCCATAGATAGCTGCTTGACGTCAAATGAAAGCCCTGTATCTCCTGTTGGTGATGGTTCACAGGCTGCTGCATTGAAGAAACGGGCACGCCCGGTGTTTGGCAACGGGGAGTCTCTGCATTTTGACAACTCCATGCGACAAGTGGAGTGGATGATGACCAACATTGGATGA
- the LOC113737039 gene encoding protein PHR1-LIKE 3 isoform X2: MGPTCLGMRALCSPLTPSPASDGPRSSMKDLLTLSLSSVALIVQATPKTIMRTMGVKGLTLYHLKSHLQKYRLGKQACKETTENSKDASCVAESQDTGSSTCASSRMIAQDINDGYQVTEALRVQMEVQRRLHEQLEVQRRLQLRIEAQGKYLQSILEKACKALNDHAVASAGLEAAREELSELAIKVASDCQGMTSVPPLSEVAAGMENKTPSNLPARIGDCSIDSCLTSNESPVSPVGDGSQAAALKKRARPVFGNGESLHFDNSMRQVEWMMTNIG; this comes from the exons ATGGGACCAACTTGCCTGGGGATGCGTGCCTTGTGCTCACCACTGACCCCAAGCCCCGCCTCCGATGGACCGCGGAGCTCCATGAAAGATTTATTGACGCTGTCACTCAGCTCGGTGGCCCTGATAGTCC AGGCCACACCAAAAACAATTATGAGAACAATGGGAGTCAAAGGCCTTACGCTGTATCATTTGAAGTCTCATCTTCAG aAATACCGCCTTGGAAAGCAAGCTTGCAAGGAGACAACTGAAAACTCTAAAGATG CATCTTGCGTTGCTGAAAGTCAGGACACTGGTTCTTCTACATGTGCTTCATCAAGAATGATTGCGCAAGATATCAATGA TGGCTACCAGGTTACGGAGGCTTTGCGTGTGCAGATGGAAGTGCAGCGAAGACTGCATGAACAGCTCGAG GTTCAGCGGCGTCTTCAGTTACGCATTGAAGCACAGGGAAAATACCTGCAGTCAATCCTTGAAAAAGCTTGTAAAGCCCTTAATGATCATGCTGTGGCATCCGCAGGGCTAGAAGCAGCTAGGGAGGAGCTATCTGAGTTGGCAATCAAGGTTGCTTCTGATTGTCAGGGTATGACATCTGTTCCTCCTCTATCTGAAGTTGCTGcaggaatggaaaacaaaaccCCTTCCAATTTGCCTGCTCGAATTGGTGACTGCTCCATAGATAGCTGCTTGACGTCAAATGAAAGCCCTGTATCTCCTGTTGGTGATGGTTCACAGGCTGCTGCATTGAAGAAACGGGCACGCCCGGTGTTTGGCAACGGGGAGTCTCTGCATTTTGACAACTCCATGCGACAAGTGGAGTGGATGATGACCAACATTGGATGA
- the LOC113736314 gene encoding probable calcium-binding protein CML22 isoform X3, producing the protein MKDSPGKVVGMFCCHKPQSKYERLDRKLEKRMIEIKKSASGQSNFRSINSIIMKFPQFKEGLKEIRDIFRQYDEDNNATIEREELKKCSQELQLTIREEEIDDLFYYCDINENEGIQLNEFIVLLCLIYFLTDYSIPSHTASDILSPQLQATFNIIIEAFLFLDKNGKGKLNRKDVVQALNEASSLERSPSHVTHTRFKEMDWNRKGKVGFREFLFAFIDWVGMDSDDEAIEIEN; encoded by the exons ATGAAAGATTCACCAG GTAAGGTGGTAGGGATGTTCTGTTGTCATAAACCACAAAGCAAGTATGAGAGGCTGGATCGTAAGCTTGAAAAGAGGATGATTGAGATTAAGAAAAGTGCCTCAGGACAAAGCAACTTCAGATCAATCAAtagcataatcatgaaattccCCCAGTTCAAAGAGGGATTGAAAGAGATAAGAGACATTTTCCGACAGTACG ATGAAGATAACAATGCAACCATTGAACGTGAAGAACTAAAAAAATGCTCTCAGGAATTGCAGTTAACAATCAGAGAGGAGGAAATTGATGATCTTTTCTACTATTGTGATATAAATGAAAATGAAGGCATACAACTCAATGAGTTTATTGTTCTTCTGTGTCTCATATATTTCCTAACGGATTATTCCATCCCTTCTCATACT GCATCAGATATTCTTTCGCCACAGCTTCAAGCTACTTTTAATATTATAATTGAAGCATTCTTGTTCCTTGATAAAAATGGCAAAGGGAAATTGAACAGGAAAGATGTTGTCCAGGCACTGAATGAGGCTTCTTCTTTGGAGAGATCACCCTCTCACGTGACTCACACTCGATTCA AAGAAATGGACTGGAACAGAAAAGGCAAGGTTGGCTTCAGGGAGTTTCTCTTTGCTTTCATCGACTGGGTTGGAATGGACTCAGATGATGAAGCTATTGAGATAGAAAATTAG
- the LOC113736314 gene encoding probable calcium-binding protein CML22 isoform X1: protein MKDSPVNDLPTAGYLEGTFRRYADLKLLSGKVVGMFCCHKPQSKYERLDRKLEKRMIEIKKSASGQSNFRSINSIIMKFPQFKEGLKEIRDIFRQYDEDNNATIEREELKKCSQELQLTIREEEIDDLFYYCDINENEGIQLNEFIVLLCLIYFLTDYSIPSHTASDILSPQLQATFNIIIEAFLFLDKNGKGKLNRKDVVQALNEASSLERSPSHVTHTRFKEMDWNRKGKVGFREFLFAFIDWVGMDSDDEAIEIEN from the exons ATGAAAGATTCACCAG TTAATGATTTACCTACTGCTGGCTATCTTGAAGGCACCTTTCGCCGTTATGCTGATCTGAAGCTGTTGTCAGGTAAGGTGGTAGGGATGTTCTGTTGTCATAAACCACAAAGCAAGTATGAGAGGCTGGATCGTAAGCTTGAAAAGAGGATGATTGAGATTAAGAAAAGTGCCTCAGGACAAAGCAACTTCAGATCAATCAAtagcataatcatgaaattccCCCAGTTCAAAGAGGGATTGAAAGAGATAAGAGACATTTTCCGACAGTACG ATGAAGATAACAATGCAACCATTGAACGTGAAGAACTAAAAAAATGCTCTCAGGAATTGCAGTTAACAATCAGAGAGGAGGAAATTGATGATCTTTTCTACTATTGTGATATAAATGAAAATGAAGGCATACAACTCAATGAGTTTATTGTTCTTCTGTGTCTCATATATTTCCTAACGGATTATTCCATCCCTTCTCATACT GCATCAGATATTCTTTCGCCACAGCTTCAAGCTACTTTTAATATTATAATTGAAGCATTCTTGTTCCTTGATAAAAATGGCAAAGGGAAATTGAACAGGAAAGATGTTGTCCAGGCACTGAATGAGGCTTCTTCTTTGGAGAGATCACCCTCTCACGTGACTCACACTCGATTCA AAGAAATGGACTGGAACAGAAAAGGCAAGGTTGGCTTCAGGGAGTTTCTCTTTGCTTTCATCGACTGGGTTGGAATGGACTCAGATGATGAAGCTATTGAGATAGAAAATTAG
- the LOC113736314 gene encoding probable calcium-binding protein CML22 isoform X2: MKDSPGTFRRYADLKLLSGKVVGMFCCHKPQSKYERLDRKLEKRMIEIKKSASGQSNFRSINSIIMKFPQFKEGLKEIRDIFRQYDEDNNATIEREELKKCSQELQLTIREEEIDDLFYYCDINENEGIQLNEFIVLLCLIYFLTDYSIPSHTASDILSPQLQATFNIIIEAFLFLDKNGKGKLNRKDVVQALNEASSLERSPSHVTHTRFKEMDWNRKGKVGFREFLFAFIDWVGMDSDDEAIEIEN, translated from the exons ATGAAAGATTCACCAG GCACCTTTCGCCGTTATGCTGATCTGAAGCTGTTGTCAGGTAAGGTGGTAGGGATGTTCTGTTGTCATAAACCACAAAGCAAGTATGAGAGGCTGGATCGTAAGCTTGAAAAGAGGATGATTGAGATTAAGAAAAGTGCCTCAGGACAAAGCAACTTCAGATCAATCAAtagcataatcatgaaattccCCCAGTTCAAAGAGGGATTGAAAGAGATAAGAGACATTTTCCGACAGTACG ATGAAGATAACAATGCAACCATTGAACGTGAAGAACTAAAAAAATGCTCTCAGGAATTGCAGTTAACAATCAGAGAGGAGGAAATTGATGATCTTTTCTACTATTGTGATATAAATGAAAATGAAGGCATACAACTCAATGAGTTTATTGTTCTTCTGTGTCTCATATATTTCCTAACGGATTATTCCATCCCTTCTCATACT GCATCAGATATTCTTTCGCCACAGCTTCAAGCTACTTTTAATATTATAATTGAAGCATTCTTGTTCCTTGATAAAAATGGCAAAGGGAAATTGAACAGGAAAGATGTTGTCCAGGCACTGAATGAGGCTTCTTCTTTGGAGAGATCACCCTCTCACGTGACTCACACTCGATTCA AAGAAATGGACTGGAACAGAAAAGGCAAGGTTGGCTTCAGGGAGTTTCTCTTTGCTTTCATCGACTGGGTTGGAATGGACTCAGATGATGAAGCTATTGAGATAGAAAATTAG